CGGCGACCAGCGTGTCCAGCGCCGCGTGGATCTTCTTCACGTCCGTGGCGGGCGTGGGGGGCAGCACGTCCCGCGTGGAGCCCGCGTAGGTGACGAGCGCCACGGTGTCGTTCTCATTGAGGTTCTTCACCGCGACCTTGATGGACTCGATGGCCAGCGGCAGCTTGTCCGACGACGCCATGGAGCCGCTGGTGTCCACCAGGAACACCAGGTGCGCGGGCTTGCGCTGCGACCTGGAGACGACCTTGCCCTGCACGCCCACGCGCACGAACTGGCGGCGCGCGTTGAAGGGCGAGGGCGCGCCCTCCAGGTGCACCGTGAACGCGCCTTCCTCCGGCGGCGTGTAGCGGTACTTGAAGTAGTTGACGAACTCCTCCACGCGCACCGCCTGGGTGGGCGGCAGCTGGCCGTTCTGTAGGTAGCGCCGCGCCATGGAGTAGGAGGCCGTGTCCACGTCCGCCGCGAAGGTGGACAGGTTGTCCTTCGCCGTCTCGGTGAAGGCGTTGGCCTTGTAGGTCTCGAAGACGTTGCCGCCCTCGACCTGGGACTTGTCGTCGGTCAGCTCCCTCTTGGACTTCTCCATCGGCTGCTGCAAGGGGGCCGGGGCCACGGCGCCCATGGCCGTGGCGCCGCCCGCGCCAGCCATCACCTTGCCCGGCGCACGGCGCATCGCCGGCTCCGAAGGAGGGGCGGCCAGGGACGCGGACGGGGCGCTGTCGTATTCGGCGTCGGCGACGGGCGAGGGCGCGGCGGCTTCACGGACCTTCTTCCGGGCCTCGGCCGGGGCCGGGGTGGAGGGGGGCGGAGGCGCCATCTGGGCGGTGGCGAAGTCCTCATCCTTGGGGGCGCTCTGGGTTCTCGCCACGGCCTGGGGCTTGAGCTCGTTGCGCGCCGATACGCCCTGCGCCGGCTCCAGCGAGGAGCACGCGCCCGCGAG
The sequence above is drawn from the Corallococcus sp. NCRR genome and encodes:
- a CDS encoding vWA domain-containing protein, producing the protein MSPFFSKRRVSFVSGALLCASLAGACSSLEPAQGVSARNELKPQAVARTQSAPKDEDFATAQMAPPPPSTPAPAEARKKVREAAAPSPVADAEYDSAPSASLAAPPSEPAMRRAPGKVMAGAGGATAMGAVAPAPLQQPMEKSKRELTDDKSQVEGGNVFETYKANAFTETAKDNLSTFAADVDTASYSMARRYLQNGQLPPTQAVRVEEFVNYFKYRYTPPEEGAFTVHLEGAPSPFNARRQFVRVGVQGKVVSRSQRKPAHLVFLVDTSGSMASSDKLPLAIESIKVAVKNLNENDTVALVTYAGSTRDVLPPTPATDVKKIHAALDTLVAGGGTAMGSGMEAAYKHAVKKAAGGVVSRVVVLTDGDANIGPNLSPKQMLSSIEKYVAEGVTLTTVGFGMGNYHDSLMEQLADKGNGNSFYVDSMKEARKVFETQLTGTLEVIAKDVKFQVEFNPKAVSRYRLMGYENRDIADKDFRDDKVDAGEIGAGHTVTALYEVELTAEAPQELATVRIRAKAPNGTEAKEQAFPLTRANLKPSMDAASNDFRFAVAVAATADILRAAPAAEGWSLATTQKLAEGAVAGDSDRTEFVRLIGQARALTTASANGR